In a single window of the Oscarella lobularis chromosome 2, ooOscLobu1.1, whole genome shotgun sequence genome:
- the LOC136183308 gene encoding uncharacterized protein — protein MLERTEMLSSGFVVAAAFAFFGASIPSRADPLCPQLDFNVYGAQPGPSVGPSIDPWSIFRSYFLEPTRCPHSPSYYQLRHYSQHWALRPIELMCRCDWPECAYYGDCCLGRGANETQPSSYTLEERRRLINKNRLTCVNPSSELEGSPHVEKLGYDDRTDLMMYRTSKEGWWMLKTCARDWDHDKRNSDLRAIIRQNCENSTTRSSSFDDILHAMPVSTKNVTYSNVFCAVCNFVQPTIDRLFYWSTSLACNYNLDEKLFTDVNKRQEMSSNVTASNVTENCVVGYFIPPRNVSARQCQLETISTCLTREELSARLVTNVSESKYTCLKSRCQEFVEYERFNPTYKNRFCALCTGVDTRNFDQAYGDRAGIERPQPLDRWQCIGCRSFASILNFSPKGDIMLLGKKTVSVLKTCPVGKVYFKNACISLFCSGDLELVGSECRAPRYLTVQLILYANNTGGELKRAHHNDTVNRVAQSLLAFVRNLTVANSTFHVVNNSVKVFIIAKASASVTVSNWEKIQSKILQFNLTFVSNSILFSSEPIKREHITITIKPTLAPIICSAYIRLNSSQYTKTTNNSIIDLATGQTLNSTEYIKEENDTILRCNLYKAAFNTTIIVKTWQYDSLGVTLTIVSSAFSIVSCYLLLVTYFLFSKLRNYAGLCIMSYAFALGTFYVFLIFGAGLVNNKATCTAMGFILHFFTLSHLTWSTVLAVNLVNLFVVKRMQNPTSSGGQLIWKKFIFASLYSWGLPMVICLICTILIYTTDMDISYASTTVCWLQGSRLASILAVAIPGAIALVVNLSCYIGLAVVLSRDLKATQNVSQKSKILKLKKKCRVFLGLFCLLGLTLGFAWIAAFVGKEWLWYIFFVANMTQAIVIFFVFVVSQKTRALYKEKFRAKHWQLPSSNQSESTKTSTVNKTDTMAMAKI, from the exons ATGTTGGAACGAACTGAAATGCTCTCCAGCGGATTCGTAGTTGCTGCTGCGTTTGCTTTTTTCGGTGCATCAATTCCAAGTCGTGCCGATCCACTTTGTCCGCAACTCGATTTCAATGTCTATGGCGCTCAGCCTGGTCCTTCAGTGGGCCCTTCAATTGATC cCTGGAGCATTTTTAGATCGTACTTTCTCGAGCCAACTCGGTGTCCTCATTCGCCGTCGTATTATCAGCTTCGTCACTATAGTCAGCACTGGGCCTTACGCCCCATCGAACTAATGTGCAGATGCGATTGGCCAGAATGTGCGTATTATGGCGACTGCTGCCTCGGTCGAGGAGCCAACGAGACGCAGCCGTCGTCGTACACTCTAGAAGAACGCAGGCGCCTC ATTAATAAAAATCGACTCACTTGCGTCAATCCGTCGTCGGAGTTGGAAGGCAGCCCCCACGTTGAAAAACTTGGCTACGATGACCGGACAGATCTTATGATGTATCGCACGTCAAAAGAAGGCTGGTGGATGTTGAAGACTTGTGCACGTGATTGGGATCACGACAAACGCAACAGTGACTTGAGGGCGATAATTCGTCAAAATTGCGAAAATTCAACGACTCGATCTTCCTCCTTTGACGACATTCTTCATGCAATGCCCGTCAGCACAAAAAACGTCACGTATTCAAATGTTTTCTGTGCTGTCTGCAATTTTGTTCAACCGACGATAGATCGTCTTTTCTATTGGTCGACAAGCCTTGCGTGCAATTACAATTTAGACGAGAAGCTCTTTACCGACGTGAATAAAAGACAAGAAATGTCTTCAAACGTGACGGCAAGCAACGTGACGGAGAACTGTGTCGTCGGCTATTTTATACCACCTCGAAATGTCTCGGCACGACAGTGTCAGCtggagacgatttcgacgtgcTTGACTCGAGAAGAGCTGAGTGCCCGTCTTGTTACAAACGTATCCGAATCAAAATACACGTGCTTGAAGTCAAGATGTCAAGAATTCGTCGAATACGAACGCTTCAACCCGACTTACAAAAATCGCTTCTGTGCTCTTTGCACGGGAGTGGACACAAGAAATTTTGACCAAGCGTATGGTGATAGAGCCGGCATAGAGCGTCCACAACCGCTGGATCGTTGGCAATGTATCGGTTGCAGGTCATTCGCGTcgatattgaatttttcaccTAAGGGCGATATCATGTTGCTTGGCAAGAAGACGGTTTCCGTTCTGAAGACTTGTCCTGTTGGCAAAGTATACTTTAAGAATGCTTgtatttctctcttttgttCAGGTGATTTGGAACTAGTTGGATCCGAATGCCGAGCTCCTCGTTACCTTACAGTTCAATTAATCCTGTATGCAAATAACACGGGTGGAGAGTTGAAGCGTGCACACCACAACGATACAGTGAATCGAGTCGCTCAATCGCTTCTTGCTTTCGTCCGAAATTTGACGGTTGCTAACTCGACTTTCCACGTAGTCAACAATTCAGTCAAAGTCTTCATTATTGCGAAGGCAAGCGCGTCTGTGACGGTTTCTAATTGGGAGAAGATTCAGTCTAAAATCCTTCAATTCAATTTAACATTCGTATCCAATTCCATCCTGTTCAGCAGCGAACCAATCAAACGGGAACACATAACGATAACGATAAAGCCGACACTCGCTCCCATCATTTGTAGCGCCTACATTCGACTAAATTCCTCCCAATACACCAAAACGACAAACAATTCAATCATTGACCTAGCCACTGGCCAGACCCTGAACTCAACCGAATacatcaaagaagaaaatgatacGATTCTGCGATGCAACCTTTACAAAGCCGCCTTCAATACGACAATAATCGTCAAGACGTGGCAATATGACTCGCTAGGCGTCACGCTAACAATCGTGAGCAGTGCCTTCTCCATCGTCTCCTGCTACCTTCTCTTGGTCACCTATTTCctattttcaaaattgagAAATTATGCTGGTCTCTGCATCATGAGCTACGCTTTCGCTTTAGGCACCTTCTACGTCTTTCTAATATTTGGTGCCGGACTAGTGAACAACAAAGCGACTTGCACGGCAATGGGATTCATTCTGCACTTCTTCACCTTGTCGCATCTCACGTGGTCTACCGTGCTTGCTGTCAATCTTGTGAACTTATTTGTTGTCAAACGAATGCAAAATCCCACGTCTTCCGGAGGACAGTTAATttggaaaaaattcattttcgcCTCCCTATATTCCTGGGGACTACCGATGGTGATCTGTTTAATCTGTACCATTCTGATCTATACCACCGATATGGATATTTCCTATGCTTCGACCACTGTTTGCTGGCTTCAAGGCAGCCGACTTGCATCCATTTTGGCCGTGGCAATTCCTGGCGCAATTGCTCTTGTTGTGAATCTGAGCTGTTATATCGGATTGGCTGTAGTTCTGAGCAGAGATCTGAAAGCCACTCAGAATGTTTCACAGAAATccaaaattttgaaattgaagaaaaagtgccGCGTATTTTTGGGGCTATTCTGTCTGCTCGGACTGACGTTAGGTTTTGCTTGGATTGCTGCATTCGTTGGAAAGGAGTGGCTATGgtatatttttttcgtggCCAACATGACGCAGGCAATTGTCATATTTTTCGTATTTGTCGTCAGCCAAAAAACGCGAGCGTTGTACAAGGAGAAATTCCGTGCTAAGCACTGGCAGTTGCCATCAAGCAATCAATCTGAAAGtacaaaaacgtcgacggtgaATAAAACAGACACAATGGCGATGGCGAAAATTTAG